A region of Amyelois transitella isolate CPQ chromosome 11, ilAmyTran1.1, whole genome shotgun sequence DNA encodes the following proteins:
- the LOC106135176 gene encoding WW domain-binding protein 2 isoform X1 translates to MSLNTAHADHGVLIHAGECIILFSDNVNVEFYGNDTAEFKGTKNGRMYLTTHRLIYNSKSNSDPMRSFSFPFIALEDVTVEQPMFSANFIKGKVRAQPNGNFIGEVKFKLTFKSGGAIEFGTAMLKAAHLASRHNAGGSPPPYTPPSGPWYAAPPPAYQPPAQGYYGWVPPYTAFPDQPPPNSVFVSDNPPPYPGVTGAAYPPGAGFSGAATGQSGAFASNGMGPPPGYPGNASAPGYPGHGAMPPGYPGGFASAPPGAAAGMSSRDAKAAEAAQSAYYDPNRPQTAYVPPPYDQPPTYQESTSKKEN, encoded by the exons atgtCACTAAATACGGCGCATGCTGATCATGGAGTGTTGATACATGCCGGAGAATG TATCATACTGTTCTCTGATAATGTGAACGTTGAATTCTATGGAAATGACACAGCAGAATTCAAAGGCACTAAAAATGGACGCATGTACCTTACAACTCACCGTTTGATCTACAATTCCAAGTCAAATTCTGACCCAATGAGATCATTCAGCTTTCCATTTATTGCTCTGGAAGAT GTCACTGTGGAGCAACCAATGTTTTCagcaaatttcattaaaggcAAAGTAAGGGCACAACCCAATGGCAATTTTATTGGAGAAGTGAAGTTCAAACTCACATTCAAGTCTGGAGGAGCCATAGAATTTGGTACAGCTATGTTGAAGGCTGCTCATCTAG CGTCCCGTCACAACGCCGGGGGCTCTCCGCCGCCGTACACACCGCCGTCGGGCCCGTGGtacgccgcgccgccgcctgCCTACCAGCCGCCCGCGCAAGGATACTATGGATGGGTGCCACCTTACACT GCCTTCCCGGACCAGCCGCCACCAAACTCCGTGTTTGTATCGGACAACCCTCCGCCGTACCCCGGCGTCACTGGAGCGGCTTACCCCCCGGGCGCGGGCTTCTCTGGCGCCGCGACGGGTCAGTCCGGGGCCTTCGCCTCTAACGGCATGGGGCCGCCGCCCGGCTACCCGGGCAACGCCAGCGCCCCCGGATATCCGGGCCACGGCGCCATGCCCCCGGGGTATCCGGGCGGATTTGCCTCTGCACCACCGGGAGCCGCAGCTGGCATGTCTTCTAGGG ACGCAAAAGCGGCGGAGGCGGCGCAAAGCGCTTACTATGATCCAAATCGACCTCAAACAGCCTACGTTCCGCCgccatat GACCAGCCGCCGACTTATCAAGAATCTACGTCAAAGAAAGAAAACTGA
- the LOC106135176 gene encoding WW domain-binding protein 2 isoform X2: MSLNTAHADHGVLIHAGECIILFSDNVNVEFYGNDTAEFKGTKNGRMYLTTHRLIYNSKSNSDPMRSFSFPFIALEDVTVEQPMFSANFIKGKVRAQPNGNFIGEVKFKLTFKSGGAIEFGTAMLKAAHLASRHNAGGSPPPYTPPSGPWYAAPPPAYQPPAQGYYGWVPPYTAFPDQPPPNSVFVSDNPPPYPGVTGAAYPPGAGFSGAATDAKAAEAAQSAYYDPNRPQTAYVPPPYDQPPTYQESTSKKEN; encoded by the exons atgtCACTAAATACGGCGCATGCTGATCATGGAGTGTTGATACATGCCGGAGAATG TATCATACTGTTCTCTGATAATGTGAACGTTGAATTCTATGGAAATGACACAGCAGAATTCAAAGGCACTAAAAATGGACGCATGTACCTTACAACTCACCGTTTGATCTACAATTCCAAGTCAAATTCTGACCCAATGAGATCATTCAGCTTTCCATTTATTGCTCTGGAAGAT GTCACTGTGGAGCAACCAATGTTTTCagcaaatttcattaaaggcAAAGTAAGGGCACAACCCAATGGCAATTTTATTGGAGAAGTGAAGTTCAAACTCACATTCAAGTCTGGAGGAGCCATAGAATTTGGTACAGCTATGTTGAAGGCTGCTCATCTAG CGTCCCGTCACAACGCCGGGGGCTCTCCGCCGCCGTACACACCGCCGTCGGGCCCGTGGtacgccgcgccgccgcctgCCTACCAGCCGCCCGCGCAAGGATACTATGGATGGGTGCCACCTTACACT GCCTTCCCGGACCAGCCGCCACCAAACTCCGTGTTTGTATCGGACAACCCTCCGCCGTACCCCGGCGTCACTGGAGCGGCTTACCCCCCGGGCGCGGGCTTCTCTGGCGCCGCGACGG ACGCAAAAGCGGCGGAGGCGGCGCAAAGCGCTTACTATGATCCAAATCGACCTCAAACAGCCTACGTTCCGCCgccatat GACCAGCCGCCGACTTATCAAGAATCTACGTCAAAGAAAGAAAACTGA
- the LOC106135048 gene encoding mismatch repair endonuclease PMS2 isoform X1 has translation MDGNNQNNWDVHSIKRINTDTVHKICSGQVVLSLAVAVKELVENSLDAKATNIDIRLKNYGTELIEVSDNGSGVTEDNFAALTLKYHTSKLSDYSDLLGVASFGFRGEALSSLCELSNLTITTRHQSSSYATKIEYDNKGNIVKKTPCSRQIGTTVSLTNLFSSLPVRKKEFHKNAKREFNKMTQLLYAYCLISLGVKITCSNQTNSNPKSLVVATQGSTSYKDNIACVFGIKQLQSILELKPEQVTNIKDNIFRGLSGEVEKSEESVHIEDVEIDLSEDSNEADEIKNSQESVSSSQKSLGYKNVVNPVEFTGFISSCAHGSGRSSTDRQFYYVNSRPCEPTKVVKLINEVYRQYNPNQYPFVFLNIKMDRTTVDVNVTPDKRKVFLIKEKLVLDTLKNSILKLYESIPRTLKVNQSSTLYTEGDRPSDVKSEVDQPRIFQSFLQTFSNKSRSVSDIPKNESIEKKVELKRKSTSMLQYVSSKTIKRDDYHSSKTINEEVKAGSTDEYEPKPLCNVAVWNNNDESKIQLNKNDLLKSENIIYDKSNIIYLENADTLPDTQIRKVSDVIIEKEHSISCRTTNLPTKPNITKVLILEKSPNKLEKKVITDKEYLGKHSRKSVNLKISLEEVQNMTKIYNQRDQTSVPESVKFRTEINPVHNKKCEEELSREISKDSFRQMKVIGQFNLGFIITRLGEDLFIIDQHATDEIYNFETLQRTTELTNQKLVIPQQLELSGVNEQILMDNLDVFKKNGFTFEVNENALPTKRVKLLTIPMSKNWIFGKEDIEELLFMLRENPSEYSRPSRVRAMFASRACRKSVMIGTALSKSDMKILVDHMAEIDKPWNCPHGRPTIRHLVNLALVHLKDT, from the exons ATGGATGGTAATAATCAAAACAACTGGGATGTTCATTCAATAAAACGTATAAATACAGACACTGTTCACAAAATATGCTCGGGACAG GTTGTTCTAAGCCTTGCAGTAGCAGTGAAGGAGCTGGTAGAGAACTCCTTAGATGCTAAGGCCACAAATATAGACATCAGACTCAAAAATTATGGTACTGAGCTCATTGAAGTTTCTGATAATGGATCTGGAGTCACTGAGGATAATTTTGCTGCTTTAA CACTTAAGTATCACACCTCTAAGCTAAGTGATTACTCAGATCTACTAGGAGTTGCAAGTTTTGGCTTCCGAGGTGAGGCTTTGAGTTCTTTATGTGAACTCTCGAATCTTACAATTACGACTAGGCATCAGAGTTCCAGCTAtg CAACAAAAATTGAGTATGATAATAAGGGaaatattgtcaaaaaaacACCATGTTCTCGACAAATTGGAACGACAGTTTCATTAACGAATTTATTCTCATCACTTCCTGTTAGAAAAAaggaatttcataaaaatgctAAAAGAGAATTCAATAAAATGACACAGTTGCTCTATGcatattgtttaatttcacTAGGAGTCAA GATAACTTGCAGTAATCAAACCAACTCTAATCCAAAGTCATTGGTGGTAGCGACTCAAGGATCCACTTCATACAAAGACAATATAGCCTGTGTATTTGGAATTAAACAGCTGCAAAGTATTCTAGAACTGAAACCAGAACAAGTAACAAATATCAAGGATAATATATTTAGAGGGTTATCTGGAGAGGTTGAGAAGTCTGAGGAAAGTGTACACATTGAAGACGTTGAAATAGATTTATCAGAAGATTCAAATGAGgctgatgaaattaaaaattctcaaGAAAGTGTAAGCAGTTCTCAGAAATCCCTAGGGTATAAGAATGTAGTCAACCCAGTGGAATTCACTGGTTTTATATCATCTTGTGCTCATGGTAGTGGCAGGTCTTCTACTGATAGACAATTTTACTATGTTAATTCTAGACCCTGTGAACCAACTAAAGtggttaaattaataaatgaagtaTACAGACAGTACAATCCTAATCAGTAcccatttgtatttttaaatataaaaatggacAGAACCACTGTTGATGTCAATGTTACTCCAGATAAAAGAAAAGTGTTTTTGATCAAAGAAAAATTGGTACtagatacattaaaaaactctATACTTAAGTTGTATGAAAGTATTCCTAGAACTCTTAAAGTTAACCAGTCCAGTACTCTCTATACAGAAGGAGATAGACCAAGTGATGTCAAATCGGAGGTGGATCAGCCTAGAATATTTCAATcatttttgcaaacatttaGCAATAAGTCAAGAAGTGTATCTGACATCCCAAAAAATGAATCCATTGAAAAGAAAGTAGAATTGAAGCGAAAGTCAACATCAATGTTACAATATGTTTCATCTAAGACAATCAAAAGGGATGATTATCATAGCAGTAAAACTATAAATGAAGAAGTTAAAGCTGGGTCAACAGATGAATATGAACCAAAACCATTATGCAATGTTGCAGTCTGGAATAATAATGATGAATCCAAAAtacaattgaataaaaatgactTATTGAAATctgaaaacataatttatgacaaaagcaatataatatatttggaaAATGCTGATACTCTACCTGATACCCAGATAAGAAAAGTGAGTGATGTTATTATTGAAAAGGAACATTCTATTAGTTGTAGAACAACAAATCTACCAACCAAGCCTAATATTACGAAAGTCCTAATATTAGAGAAGTCTCCAAATAAACTAGAAAAGAAGGTTATAACAGACAAAGAATATCTTGGTAAACATAGCAGGAAATCTGTTAACCTGAAGATATCATTAGAAGAAGTTCAGAATATGACAAAGATATATAATCAAAGGGATCAAACATCTGTTCCTGAATCAGTTAAATTTCGAACTGAAATAAATCCTGTTCATAACAAAAAATGTGAAGAGGAATTGAGTAGAGAAATATCTAAAGACTCTTTTAGGCAGATGAAAGTTATAGGTCAATTTAATTTAGGATTTATCATAACACGCTTAGGCGAGGATTTGTTCATAATAGATCAGCATGCAACTGATGAGATTTATAATTTCGAGACTTTACAAAGAACTACAGAGTTGACCAATCAGAAATTGgtaat tccACAGCAATTGGAATTATCTGGAGTAAATGAACAAATTCTCATGGACAATTTGGatgtttttaagaaaaatggtTTTACATTTGAAGTGAATGAGAATGCATTACCCACGAAAAGAGTAAAGCTTCTAACTATACCTATGTCAAAAAACTGGATTTTTGGTAAAGAAGATATTGAGGAACTGTTATTTATGTTAAga GAAAACCCATCAGAATATAGCAGACCAAGCAGAGTGAGAGCTATGTTCGCTTCGAGGGCGTGTCGGAAGTCCGTTATGATCGGCACGGCGCTCAGCAAGTCCGACATGAAGATTCTTGTCGACCATATGGCCGAAATAGATAAACCATGG AATTGTCCACATGGCAGACCAACAATTAGGCACCTAGTAAATCTTGCTTTGGTACATTTAAAAGAtacgtaa
- the LOC106135048 gene encoding mismatch repair endonuclease PMS2 isoform X3, whose product MDGNNQNNWDVHSIKRINTDTVHKICSGQVVLSLAVAVKELVENSLDAKATNIDIRLKNYGTELIEVSDNGSGVTEDNFAALTLKYHTSKLSDYSDLLGVASFGFRATKIEYDNKGNIVKKTPCSRQIGTTVSLTNLFSSLPVRKKEFHKNAKREFNKMTQLLYAYCLISLGVKITCSNQTNSNPKSLVVATQGSTSYKDNIACVFGIKQLQSILELKPEQVTNIKDNIFRGLSGEVEKSEESVHIEDVEIDLSEDSNEADEIKNSQESVSSSQKSLGYKNVVNPVEFTGFISSCAHGSGRSSTDRQFYYVNSRPCEPTKVVKLINEVYRQYNPNQYPFVFLNIKMDRTTVDVNVTPDKRKVFLIKEKLVLDTLKNSILKLYESIPRTLKVNQSSTLYTEGDRPSDVKSEVDQPRIFQSFLQTFSNKSRSVSDIPKNESIEKKVELKRKSTSMLQYVSSKTIKRDDYHSSKTINEEVKAGSTDEYEPKPLCNVAVWNNNDESKIQLNKNDLLKSENIIYDKSNIIYLENADTLPDTQIRKVSDVIIEKEHSISCRTTNLPTKPNITKVLILEKSPNKLEKKVITDKEYLGKHSRKSVNLKISLEEVQNMTKIYNQRDQTSVPESVKFRTEINPVHNKKCEEELSREISKDSFRQMKVIGQFNLGFIITRLGEDLFIIDQHATDEIYNFETLQRTTELTNQKLVIPQQLELSGVNEQILMDNLDVFKKNGFTFEVNENALPTKRVKLLTIPMSKNWIFGKEDIEELLFMLRENPSEYSRPSRVRAMFASRACRKSVMIGTALSKSDMKILVDHMAEIDKPWNCPHGRPTIRHLVNLALVHLKDT is encoded by the exons ATGGATGGTAATAATCAAAACAACTGGGATGTTCATTCAATAAAACGTATAAATACAGACACTGTTCACAAAATATGCTCGGGACAG GTTGTTCTAAGCCTTGCAGTAGCAGTGAAGGAGCTGGTAGAGAACTCCTTAGATGCTAAGGCCACAAATATAGACATCAGACTCAAAAATTATGGTACTGAGCTCATTGAAGTTTCTGATAATGGATCTGGAGTCACTGAGGATAATTTTGCTGCTTTAA CACTTAAGTATCACACCTCTAAGCTAAGTGATTACTCAGATCTACTAGGAGTTGCAAGTTTTGGCTTCCGAG CAACAAAAATTGAGTATGATAATAAGGGaaatattgtcaaaaaaacACCATGTTCTCGACAAATTGGAACGACAGTTTCATTAACGAATTTATTCTCATCACTTCCTGTTAGAAAAAaggaatttcataaaaatgctAAAAGAGAATTCAATAAAATGACACAGTTGCTCTATGcatattgtttaatttcacTAGGAGTCAA GATAACTTGCAGTAATCAAACCAACTCTAATCCAAAGTCATTGGTGGTAGCGACTCAAGGATCCACTTCATACAAAGACAATATAGCCTGTGTATTTGGAATTAAACAGCTGCAAAGTATTCTAGAACTGAAACCAGAACAAGTAACAAATATCAAGGATAATATATTTAGAGGGTTATCTGGAGAGGTTGAGAAGTCTGAGGAAAGTGTACACATTGAAGACGTTGAAATAGATTTATCAGAAGATTCAAATGAGgctgatgaaattaaaaattctcaaGAAAGTGTAAGCAGTTCTCAGAAATCCCTAGGGTATAAGAATGTAGTCAACCCAGTGGAATTCACTGGTTTTATATCATCTTGTGCTCATGGTAGTGGCAGGTCTTCTACTGATAGACAATTTTACTATGTTAATTCTAGACCCTGTGAACCAACTAAAGtggttaaattaataaatgaagtaTACAGACAGTACAATCCTAATCAGTAcccatttgtatttttaaatataaaaatggacAGAACCACTGTTGATGTCAATGTTACTCCAGATAAAAGAAAAGTGTTTTTGATCAAAGAAAAATTGGTACtagatacattaaaaaactctATACTTAAGTTGTATGAAAGTATTCCTAGAACTCTTAAAGTTAACCAGTCCAGTACTCTCTATACAGAAGGAGATAGACCAAGTGATGTCAAATCGGAGGTGGATCAGCCTAGAATATTTCAATcatttttgcaaacatttaGCAATAAGTCAAGAAGTGTATCTGACATCCCAAAAAATGAATCCATTGAAAAGAAAGTAGAATTGAAGCGAAAGTCAACATCAATGTTACAATATGTTTCATCTAAGACAATCAAAAGGGATGATTATCATAGCAGTAAAACTATAAATGAAGAAGTTAAAGCTGGGTCAACAGATGAATATGAACCAAAACCATTATGCAATGTTGCAGTCTGGAATAATAATGATGAATCCAAAAtacaattgaataaaaatgactTATTGAAATctgaaaacataatttatgacaaaagcaatataatatatttggaaAATGCTGATACTCTACCTGATACCCAGATAAGAAAAGTGAGTGATGTTATTATTGAAAAGGAACATTCTATTAGTTGTAGAACAACAAATCTACCAACCAAGCCTAATATTACGAAAGTCCTAATATTAGAGAAGTCTCCAAATAAACTAGAAAAGAAGGTTATAACAGACAAAGAATATCTTGGTAAACATAGCAGGAAATCTGTTAACCTGAAGATATCATTAGAAGAAGTTCAGAATATGACAAAGATATATAATCAAAGGGATCAAACATCTGTTCCTGAATCAGTTAAATTTCGAACTGAAATAAATCCTGTTCATAACAAAAAATGTGAAGAGGAATTGAGTAGAGAAATATCTAAAGACTCTTTTAGGCAGATGAAAGTTATAGGTCAATTTAATTTAGGATTTATCATAACACGCTTAGGCGAGGATTTGTTCATAATAGATCAGCATGCAACTGATGAGATTTATAATTTCGAGACTTTACAAAGAACTACAGAGTTGACCAATCAGAAATTGgtaat tccACAGCAATTGGAATTATCTGGAGTAAATGAACAAATTCTCATGGACAATTTGGatgtttttaagaaaaatggtTTTACATTTGAAGTGAATGAGAATGCATTACCCACGAAAAGAGTAAAGCTTCTAACTATACCTATGTCAAAAAACTGGATTTTTGGTAAAGAAGATATTGAGGAACTGTTATTTATGTTAAga GAAAACCCATCAGAATATAGCAGACCAAGCAGAGTGAGAGCTATGTTCGCTTCGAGGGCGTGTCGGAAGTCCGTTATGATCGGCACGGCGCTCAGCAAGTCCGACATGAAGATTCTTGTCGACCATATGGCCGAAATAGATAAACCATGG AATTGTCCACATGGCAGACCAACAATTAGGCACCTAGTAAATCTTGCTTTGGTACATTTAAAAGAtacgtaa
- the LOC106135048 gene encoding mismatch repair endonuclease PMS2 isoform X2, whose amino-acid sequence MLHIQLSESTVFLTMFTFTVVLSLAVAVKELVENSLDAKATNIDIRLKNYGTELIEVSDNGSGVTEDNFAALTLKYHTSKLSDYSDLLGVASFGFRGEALSSLCELSNLTITTRHQSSSYATKIEYDNKGNIVKKTPCSRQIGTTVSLTNLFSSLPVRKKEFHKNAKREFNKMTQLLYAYCLISLGVKITCSNQTNSNPKSLVVATQGSTSYKDNIACVFGIKQLQSILELKPEQVTNIKDNIFRGLSGEVEKSEESVHIEDVEIDLSEDSNEADEIKNSQESVSSSQKSLGYKNVVNPVEFTGFISSCAHGSGRSSTDRQFYYVNSRPCEPTKVVKLINEVYRQYNPNQYPFVFLNIKMDRTTVDVNVTPDKRKVFLIKEKLVLDTLKNSILKLYESIPRTLKVNQSSTLYTEGDRPSDVKSEVDQPRIFQSFLQTFSNKSRSVSDIPKNESIEKKVELKRKSTSMLQYVSSKTIKRDDYHSSKTINEEVKAGSTDEYEPKPLCNVAVWNNNDESKIQLNKNDLLKSENIIYDKSNIIYLENADTLPDTQIRKVSDVIIEKEHSISCRTTNLPTKPNITKVLILEKSPNKLEKKVITDKEYLGKHSRKSVNLKISLEEVQNMTKIYNQRDQTSVPESVKFRTEINPVHNKKCEEELSREISKDSFRQMKVIGQFNLGFIITRLGEDLFIIDQHATDEIYNFETLQRTTELTNQKLVIPQQLELSGVNEQILMDNLDVFKKNGFTFEVNENALPTKRVKLLTIPMSKNWIFGKEDIEELLFMLRENPSEYSRPSRVRAMFASRACRKSVMIGTALSKSDMKILVDHMAEIDKPWNCPHGRPTIRHLVNLALVHLKDT is encoded by the exons ATGcttcacatccagttgtctgaaagTACagttttcctcacgatgtttaccTTCACC GTTGTTCTAAGCCTTGCAGTAGCAGTGAAGGAGCTGGTAGAGAACTCCTTAGATGCTAAGGCCACAAATATAGACATCAGACTCAAAAATTATGGTACTGAGCTCATTGAAGTTTCTGATAATGGATCTGGAGTCACTGAGGATAATTTTGCTGCTTTAA CACTTAAGTATCACACCTCTAAGCTAAGTGATTACTCAGATCTACTAGGAGTTGCAAGTTTTGGCTTCCGAGGTGAGGCTTTGAGTTCTTTATGTGAACTCTCGAATCTTACAATTACGACTAGGCATCAGAGTTCCAGCTAtg CAACAAAAATTGAGTATGATAATAAGGGaaatattgtcaaaaaaacACCATGTTCTCGACAAATTGGAACGACAGTTTCATTAACGAATTTATTCTCATCACTTCCTGTTAGAAAAAaggaatttcataaaaatgctAAAAGAGAATTCAATAAAATGACACAGTTGCTCTATGcatattgtttaatttcacTAGGAGTCAA GATAACTTGCAGTAATCAAACCAACTCTAATCCAAAGTCATTGGTGGTAGCGACTCAAGGATCCACTTCATACAAAGACAATATAGCCTGTGTATTTGGAATTAAACAGCTGCAAAGTATTCTAGAACTGAAACCAGAACAAGTAACAAATATCAAGGATAATATATTTAGAGGGTTATCTGGAGAGGTTGAGAAGTCTGAGGAAAGTGTACACATTGAAGACGTTGAAATAGATTTATCAGAAGATTCAAATGAGgctgatgaaattaaaaattctcaaGAAAGTGTAAGCAGTTCTCAGAAATCCCTAGGGTATAAGAATGTAGTCAACCCAGTGGAATTCACTGGTTTTATATCATCTTGTGCTCATGGTAGTGGCAGGTCTTCTACTGATAGACAATTTTACTATGTTAATTCTAGACCCTGTGAACCAACTAAAGtggttaaattaataaatgaagtaTACAGACAGTACAATCCTAATCAGTAcccatttgtatttttaaatataaaaatggacAGAACCACTGTTGATGTCAATGTTACTCCAGATAAAAGAAAAGTGTTTTTGATCAAAGAAAAATTGGTACtagatacattaaaaaactctATACTTAAGTTGTATGAAAGTATTCCTAGAACTCTTAAAGTTAACCAGTCCAGTACTCTCTATACAGAAGGAGATAGACCAAGTGATGTCAAATCGGAGGTGGATCAGCCTAGAATATTTCAATcatttttgcaaacatttaGCAATAAGTCAAGAAGTGTATCTGACATCCCAAAAAATGAATCCATTGAAAAGAAAGTAGAATTGAAGCGAAAGTCAACATCAATGTTACAATATGTTTCATCTAAGACAATCAAAAGGGATGATTATCATAGCAGTAAAACTATAAATGAAGAAGTTAAAGCTGGGTCAACAGATGAATATGAACCAAAACCATTATGCAATGTTGCAGTCTGGAATAATAATGATGAATCCAAAAtacaattgaataaaaatgactTATTGAAATctgaaaacataatttatgacaaaagcaatataatatatttggaaAATGCTGATACTCTACCTGATACCCAGATAAGAAAAGTGAGTGATGTTATTATTGAAAAGGAACATTCTATTAGTTGTAGAACAACAAATCTACCAACCAAGCCTAATATTACGAAAGTCCTAATATTAGAGAAGTCTCCAAATAAACTAGAAAAGAAGGTTATAACAGACAAAGAATATCTTGGTAAACATAGCAGGAAATCTGTTAACCTGAAGATATCATTAGAAGAAGTTCAGAATATGACAAAGATATATAATCAAAGGGATCAAACATCTGTTCCTGAATCAGTTAAATTTCGAACTGAAATAAATCCTGTTCATAACAAAAAATGTGAAGAGGAATTGAGTAGAGAAATATCTAAAGACTCTTTTAGGCAGATGAAAGTTATAGGTCAATTTAATTTAGGATTTATCATAACACGCTTAGGCGAGGATTTGTTCATAATAGATCAGCATGCAACTGATGAGATTTATAATTTCGAGACTTTACAAAGAACTACAGAGTTGACCAATCAGAAATTGgtaat tccACAGCAATTGGAATTATCTGGAGTAAATGAACAAATTCTCATGGACAATTTGGatgtttttaagaaaaatggtTTTACATTTGAAGTGAATGAGAATGCATTACCCACGAAAAGAGTAAAGCTTCTAACTATACCTATGTCAAAAAACTGGATTTTTGGTAAAGAAGATATTGAGGAACTGTTATTTATGTTAAga GAAAACCCATCAGAATATAGCAGACCAAGCAGAGTGAGAGCTATGTTCGCTTCGAGGGCGTGTCGGAAGTCCGTTATGATCGGCACGGCGCTCAGCAAGTCCGACATGAAGATTCTTGTCGACCATATGGCCGAAATAGATAAACCATGG AATTGTCCACATGGCAGACCAACAATTAGGCACCTAGTAAATCTTGCTTTGGTACATTTAAAAGAtacgtaa